One Leopardus geoffroyi isolate Oge1 chromosome B1, O.geoffroyi_Oge1_pat1.0, whole genome shotgun sequence DNA window includes the following coding sequences:
- the FAM200B gene encoding protein FAM200B, whose protein sequence is MEDVLCYLNITSHLSGLDIFTELEKCIVGRYKLSRKNCKGVTSDGAASKTGRHSRVIKKLLEVTNNGAVWNHRFIHREALASREIPQNLLEVLKNAVEVVNFIKGSPLNNQLLETFCSEIGANRTHLLYHTKVRWLSHGKILSRVYELRNEIHLFLTEKKSHLASILEDDIWVMKLAYLTDIFGILHELSLKLQGENSNIFQQVERIQGFQKTLLLWQARLKSSRPSYYMFPRFLQHIEENVISENLLKEIKLEMLVHLTSLSQTFNHFFPEEKFETLRENSWVKDPFAFRNPESVIELNLVPEEESELLQLSSSCTLKTDYEALTLSAFWIKILSSIEGDFFTCLFGTRNKVLEYSSP, encoded by the exons ATGGAGGAtgttttgtgttatttaaatATAACCTCACACCTAAGCGGGTTAGATATTTTTACAGAATTAGAAAAGTGCATTGTTGGCCGATATAAATTAAGCCGGAAGAACTGCAAAGGGGTTACAAGTGACGGAGCAGCAAGCAAAACCGGAAGACACAGCAGAGTAATTAAAAAATTGCTAGAAGTTACTAATAACGGCGCTGTGTGGAATCACCGTTTTATACATCGTGAAGCTTTAGCATCCAGAGAAATCCCACAGAATCTCTTGGAAGTACTGAAAAACGCAGTGGAAGTTGTTAACTTCATTAAAGGAAGTCCGCTAAATAACCAGCTTCTTGAAACATTTTGTTCAGAGATTGGAGCTAATCGTACCCACTTACTATACCATACCAAAGTTCGTTGGTTGTCTCATGGCAAAATACTAAGCAGGGTTTACGAACTCAGGAACGAGATCCAcctttttcttactgaaaaaaaatctcatttggcAAGTATTTTGGAAGATGACATTTGGGTGATGAAATTGGcatatttaacagatatttttgGCATTCTTCACGAACTGAGTTTAAAACTACAGGGGGAAAATAGCAATATATTCCAACAGGTCGAACGCATCCAGGGATTCCAAAAGACACTATTGTTATGGCAAGCGAGGCTTAAAAGCAGCCGTCCCAGCTACTACATGTTTCCAAGATTTTTGCAACATATCGAAGAGAACGTTATTAGTGAAAaccttttgaaagaaataaaattagagatgTTGGTGCATCTCACTTCTCTGTCTCAAACTTTTAACCATTTCTTTCCAGAAGAGAAGTTTGAAACGTTAAGAGAAAACAGCTGGGTGAAAGATCCCTTTGCTTTTCGAAACCCAGAATCAGTAATTGAGTTAAACTTGGTGCCTGAAGAAGAGAGTGAATTACTGCAGCTCAGTTCCTCATGTACATTGAAGACTGACTACGAAGCATTAACATTATCGGCATTTTGGATTAAG ATTTTGTCTTCTATTGAAGGTGATTTTTTTACTTGCCTTTTTGGTACTCGAAATAAAGTGTTGGAATACAGTTCCCCATGA